AGTATTATTGCTTTGTTTTTTATCATTTTTTTTACCTCTTAATATTGTTGTTTAACAACTTCATTATTTTATTAAATTAACTTTTTTATTTTTTAGATAAGTTAATTGTATATATATAGGTTGCTTAGAGTTCTATTTTGTTAGAAGTCTTATTATTTTAAGAATAAGTGCGTTGTTGAGTTTATACATCCGACATTGATTAATTGGTTTCCTTCAAAGAATAAGTGCGTGATTGAAGCGTTTGATATTATGAAGTTTGGTGCTTTGTGTGGTTTTAGGCTTAGTGCACAGCACACTAAGTATCTTATAACGTTTCCGTGTGCTACTATTAGTACTTTTGAGTCTCTGTGTTTTCTGAGTATTTCTTCGAATACTGTTTTTGTTTTTAGTGCTTGTTCTATGTTTTCATTAAATTTTTCTAGTTGTTTTGTTTCTTTTTCTGGTTGTTCTTCGAATACTATTTTGTTGAATTCGTTTAGGTTTTCTTGTTGTTTTATTTCTTGATTTGTTATTATTTGTGCTGTTTCTATTGCTCTAGTCATTTTGCTAGTGTATATTTTTGAGAATGTTAGTCCTTGTAGGAACATAGCTGTTTTTTTGGCTTGTTCTTTTCCTGATTCTGTTAGTCCAAGACCTGGCGTTCTTGGTTGTTCTGGATTAATAGTTTCGCTTGAGGCGTGTCTTATTAATATTATGGAAGTTACCATTTGAAAGCACTCTTTAATAGTAACTTTTGTTTTGAGATATTAAAAAGTTTTCTATAATTCTTATTTTTATTGTTTTTTTGTTGCTATTATGAAGAATCCGTCTTTTATTAGTTGTTTATTATTTTTTAGAATAAGTGTTGTTATATATCCTTTTTTTTCTAGTATTTCTTGTATTTCTGAGGGGTGATAATCTCTGGTTGGCCAGTTATCTGTTTCTAATTTTTTTTGTAGTAACCTTATTGGGTTTTCTAATTTTTTTTGTCTTAGGAGTGTTGATATTATTATGTGTTTTTTTGATACTCTTGTTAGTTCATTTATTATTTTTTCTGGTTCATAAACGCATTGTAAGACTCCTATGCAAGTTATTAAATCAAATTCTTGATCTTTAAATGGTAATTTGTATGCGTTTCCCACAATAAATTTTATGTCAGGGTGTTTTTTTTGTGCTTGTTTTATTACGTTTTCTGCATAATCTATTCCAGTTATTTCATATCCTTTTCTATGAAATTCTGCGCAGTATTCTCCAGGTCCGCATCCTACATCTAGTACTGTTTTTATGTTTTTTAGTTTTTTTACTATTTTGAATGTTATTTTGAATAATTCTTGGAATCCTTCTTCTGTCCAACAAGACATTGTGTGTATAGGTATTTCTTTAGTTGCGTTTTCTTGGTATATTTTTTTCCAGGCTTCATCCATTTAGTTTTGGTTTATTTTTTTATTTAAAAAACTATGTTTATAAGAAAATAAAAAAGAATTAGTTTGTTTATCTGCTAGAATCTGCTTGTCTTTCTAGTTCTAATTTCTTGGATATTGCGACACTGTTTTGTGATGCGTTATATGCATTTATTATTTCGTCTGCTAGTGCGTCTTCCATTGATCTTTTTTTATTGAAGCTTTTTTGTCTTGCTCCTTGCGCCATTAATCTTAGAACCATGTCTATTCGTCTTTGTGGTGCACATTCTACTGCTTTTGGATATCTCGCTCCACCATATTCTATTGTTACTATTTCTTCTCTTGGAGCTGCATTCTCTATTGCTTTTGCCAGTACACCTATTGGATTTTTTTTGGTTTTTTTCTCTATTAATTCTAGTGTGTCTTGAACTAAATCGTATGCTTTATGTGCTTTTCCTGTGTTATGTCCTGAGCTTATAAAGTGTTTTTTAGATTTGTGACCTGTTATCATTATTTTGTTAATTAGTCTTTCTACTATGAATACTTTGGATTTGTGGAATTTGTTTCCTGCGTATCTCGCCCCTGTTTTTGGCACTATAACTGGTTTTAGTGTTAAGTATGGCGCTATTCCGGGGTCAGTTACAGTTATTCCTTCTACATCCCATTTGTTGAATGCTAGTACTTTTGTCATAGTGTCTAAGAAATAATGGTTAGTTTATAAACGTTATGCTTTTATAACTATCATTTTTTGTTGTTTTTTGTTAATATTTTTTAGTTTTTTAGTAAATAATATAAATGCGTGTTCATTACGTAGTAGTTAAAATAAGTTTCGAGGTTTGTTTTTATATGTCTGAACTCATAATTCCTAATAAGGCTAGAAGGGAGCAATTAGCTGAATTAGTTTTGAATTCAGTGATTGAGCTTAATATGCCTTCTGATGATTTGCTTATTGAATTATATGATCGTAGGCAATTAAGTGCGAATAAAAAAATTATTGAGACTTACTTTGAAAATGTATTAAGCAAAGTTGGTTCTGTTTCTGATTTAGACATCATTAAAACAATTAATGTTTATGAAAAAACCGAGATTTCTGTTAAGAAAAATGATATTTTAAATAAAGAATTTATGAATCCTATCAGGGATCATCTTAAAGACTGGGTTGTTCCTCCTGATGAATCTTTAAGGGTTTTGTTTGGCGATTATACTTCTTTTGCTAAAACTATTATTGATTTGTTTAATCATGGTAAAACTAGGATACGAACTTGTAATTTGCCTTTTAACATGCACAATATTAGGTGTGCTGCTACTTCTGAGGCTTTGCAATATGATATTCATAATAGTGGTAAGTATCATAATTTTTTGTGGTTGGTTCATGATAGCATAGAAGATTTGTTGCGTTCTGTTAAGGATAAAAAAGGTAATAATTATCAAATTAATGGATTAGATAAATTCTTAGGTGATTATTTTCCTTCTGAGCATCATGAGGATTTGATTTTGTTGAGTAATTTTTCTGATATGATTTTGAAGTATTTGAAGCAAAATAGGCATGTTAAGATTGAGAATGTGAAATCTTTAAATAAGAATTTGCATAAGCTTGAAAGAACTGCTACTAATAGCATTATTAAATATAATCTTCAGGAAATGATTGAAGTTATTCCTAAAGATGAGTATTTTAGTCATAATAATTTTTTTGAAGAAGTTAAGCTTTTTTTGTATGATAAAGTTTTTTTGAAGAATCTTGTTAATCGTGCTTTGGATAGGAATGAACTAGTTCTTGTTGAGGGTAAGGGTGTTTGCGATATGCAAGATAATTGCGATAGTAGGATTGCTCGGGAGTTACCTGATATTAAGAATGCTATTTTGAAGATTGAGAATTGGTATGACCGAGTTATTAATGGATTAGATAATTATGAAGCCAGTATTTACTCTAATCTTACTAG
The nucleotide sequence above comes from Candidatus Woesearchaeota archaeon. Encoded proteins:
- a CDS encoding histidine phosphatase family protein yields the protein MVTSIILIRHASSETINPEQPRTPGLGLTESGKEQAKKTAMFLQGLTFSKIYTSKMTRAIETAQIITNQEIKQQENLNEFNKIVFEEQPEKETKQLEKFNENIEQALKTKTVFEEILRKHRDSKVLIVAHGNVIRYLVCCALSLKPHKAPNFIISNASITHLFFEGNQLINVGCINSTTHLFLK
- a CDS encoding class I SAM-dependent methyltransferase, with amino-acid sequence MDEAWKKIYQENATKEIPIHTMSCWTEEGFQELFKITFKIVKKLKNIKTVLDVGCGPGEYCAEFHRKGYEITGIDYAENVIKQAQKKHPDIKFIVGNAYKLPFKDQEFDLITCIGVLQCVYEPEKIINELTRVSKKHIIISTLLRQKKLENPIRLLQKKLETDNWPTRDYHPSEIQEILEKKGYITTLILKNNKQLIKDGFFIIATKKQ
- a CDS encoding 30S ribosomal protein S7, which gives rise to MTKVLAFNKWDVEGITVTDPGIAPYLTLKPVIVPKTGARYAGNKFHKSKVFIVERLINKIMITGHKSKKHFISSGHNTGKAHKAYDLVQDTLELIEKKTKKNPIGVLAKAIENAAPREEIVTIEYGGARYPKAVECAPQRRIDMVLRLMAQGARQKSFNKKRSMEDALADEIINAYNASQNSVAISKKLELERQADSSR